In Rhizobium sp. WSM4643, the following are encoded in one genomic region:
- a CDS encoding bifunctional diguanylate cyclase/phosphodiesterase: protein MSSNLAGRYVRTQTSSIIATTVFFLVVALVLTGLVAHVVVTMTRSANEIDDARANRAARAAIGAFVSRLSATTTDNAVWDDAYSAVSSSAAADWAYENWGKTSEDYALYDGAIVIGPDRSSIVSAYAKGKPFQPSAFFGQGFYQQINVAADPERAPVINFIKTENGIALIASQAIQPFQATAELPKLSTLSFYKEFTSEVIDTLSNEHELEGLRLETTPKPEFLNTPITDMKGAVIGYLVWPSKAPGSAVFHQVYPYVAAAIVILALFLIGVLLVGASEARRLRQLAQTAIFEADHDSLSGLLNRHGLLNLLEGLENSASSPHRLYLVDLDGFKAVNDAWGHAVGDDLIRLVSKALAACHPEIIATARLGGDEFALVHVGSATRGEMEKTILALFAEPFKIDGRTIEVGASIGAAARSGDVPPLELLRRADMALYRAKANGRGQAIEYDPELDRERQRVAELEGLLKSAISSGAIEAVFQPLVSASTGAVTGLEALARWRTATGNISPEIFIPLAERCGLIDALGVHMLRTSIEHAKSWPDLALSVNVSPIQLCNPEFAAEVISVLQELDFNPNRLTLEITEGVLMTNPDQARRSIDQLKHVGIKFALDDFGCGYASIGALRQFGFDRMKIDRSLVSALDEDSNGADVLRATISLATALRVPVTAEGIETARQAAILRDAGCDQLQGYLMGKPMSAYDISSRLLEESAA from the coding sequence ATGTCGTCGAATCTTGCAGGTAGGTACGTTCGCACCCAGACGTCTTCCATCATCGCAACAACGGTCTTCTTCCTTGTCGTCGCCCTCGTACTGACCGGCCTGGTGGCACATGTCGTCGTTACGATGACCCGGTCTGCGAACGAAATCGATGATGCCAGGGCCAATCGCGCCGCCCGCGCGGCAATCGGTGCGTTTGTCAGTCGCCTGAGCGCGACAACGACGGATAATGCCGTATGGGATGATGCCTATAGCGCTGTCTCATCTTCGGCTGCCGCGGATTGGGCCTATGAGAATTGGGGGAAAACCAGCGAGGATTACGCGCTCTATGATGGCGCGATCGTGATTGGCCCTGATCGGTCTTCGATCGTCTCGGCCTATGCCAAAGGCAAGCCCTTCCAGCCGAGCGCGTTTTTCGGGCAAGGTTTTTATCAGCAGATCAATGTGGCTGCCGATCCGGAGCGGGCGCCAGTGATCAATTTCATCAAGACCGAAAACGGTATCGCTCTGATCGCATCGCAGGCAATCCAGCCTTTCCAAGCGACCGCGGAGCTTCCGAAGCTTAGCACGCTGAGTTTCTACAAGGAATTTACATCGGAAGTTATCGACACGCTTTCGAATGAACATGAACTTGAAGGCTTGCGACTTGAGACGACGCCGAAGCCTGAGTTCCTGAACACGCCGATCACCGACATGAAGGGGGCCGTCATCGGCTATCTCGTCTGGCCCAGCAAAGCGCCGGGAAGCGCCGTGTTTCATCAGGTGTACCCCTATGTTGCAGCCGCTATCGTCATCCTCGCGCTGTTTCTAATCGGCGTTCTGCTGGTTGGCGCCTCCGAGGCGCGGCGCCTGCGCCAATTGGCGCAAACAGCGATTTTCGAAGCCGACCACGATAGCCTGAGCGGTCTGTTGAACAGACACGGGCTTCTCAACCTGTTGGAAGGGCTGGAAAATTCGGCCTCTTCGCCACATCGGCTCTATCTGGTCGACCTTGATGGCTTCAAGGCCGTCAACGATGCCTGGGGCCATGCGGTGGGGGACGATTTGATCCGGCTGGTCTCGAAGGCGCTAGCCGCCTGCCACCCCGAGATCATTGCCACGGCGCGGCTCGGGGGCGATGAATTTGCGCTGGTGCACGTCGGTTCTGCCACGCGCGGAGAGATGGAAAAGACCATTCTGGCGCTGTTTGCCGAGCCCTTCAAAATCGACGGACGAACGATCGAGGTTGGCGCAAGCATCGGCGCTGCTGCCCGCAGCGGCGACGTCCCGCCCTTGGAGCTGCTCCGCAGAGCGGACATGGCCCTCTATCGTGCCAAGGCAAATGGTCGGGGCCAGGCGATCGAATACGACCCCGAACTGGACCGGGAACGCCAACGGGTCGCCGAACTGGAAGGCCTGTTGAAGAGCGCCATCAGCAGTGGCGCAATCGAAGCCGTTTTCCAACCTCTCGTCTCTGCTTCGACCGGCGCTGTGACCGGTCTTGAAGCACTGGCGCGCTGGCGAACTGCAACCGGAAATATCAGCCCGGAGATTTTCATCCCTCTTGCCGAGAGGTGCGGCCTCATCGATGCGCTCGGCGTTCATATGCTGAGAACATCGATCGAGCACGCCAAGAGCTGGCCCGATCTGGCATTGTCGGTGAACGTTTCGCCAATCCAGCTCTGCAATCCGGAATTTGCCGCTGAAGTGATCTCGGTCCTGCAGGAGCTCGATTTTAATCCCAACCGCCTGACATTGGAAATCACCGAAGGCGTTCTGATGACAAATCCGGATCAGGCCCGGCGGTCGATAGACCAGCTCAAGCATGTCGGCATCAAGTTCGCGCTTGATGACTTTGGCTGCGGCTACGCAAGCATTGGCGCATTGCGGCAGTTCGGGTTCGATCGCATGAAGATCGACCGCTCGCTCGTGTCTGCTCTCGACGAAGACTCAAATGGCGCCGATGTTCTGCGGGCAACCATCTCGCTCGCGACCGCGCTGCGGGTTCCCGTGACCGCGGAAGGGATCGAGACTGCTCGCCAGGCGGCGATCTTGCGCGATGCCGGCTGCGATCAGCTTCAAGGATATCTGATGGGAAAGCCTATGTCGGCATATGACATATCCAGCAGGCTGTTAGAAGAGTCAGCCGCATGA
- a CDS encoding cupin domain-containing protein encodes MTNFITFDIDGVEPEFGAPEPGRIISGDPHFRTWNLEEAEGGLYSGIWEATPGKWRITYEEWEYFSLLSGHSIVTEDGGEPVHLKTGDRMILKPGFKGTWEVVETTRKDYVIKV; translated from the coding sequence ATGACAAATTTCATCACCTTCGATATCGACGGCGTCGAACCCGAGTTCGGCGCCCCGGAGCCCGGCCGGATCATTTCCGGCGATCCGCATTTCCGCACATGGAATCTGGAGGAAGCCGAAGGCGGCCTCTATTCCGGCATTTGGGAGGCGACGCCGGGCAAGTGGCGGATCACCTACGAGGAATGGGAATATTTCAGTCTGCTGTCCGGCCATTCGATCGTGACGGAGGATGGCGGTGAACCGGTTCATCTGAAGACGGGCGACCGGATGATCCTCAAGCCCGGCTTCAAGGGAACGTGGGAAGTCGTTGAAACGACTCGCAAGGATTATGTGATCAAGGTTTGA